The DNA window GGGAAACTGGGGATGaggatccctgctctctctctctctccccgcctccctcgccaggccgagactgagagccccataaggcctgggactgtgtccgatctgattcccCCGTCCTACgaatcacagtgcttggcccacagtaagcacttaatatcaccaTCGCCGCCGCCATCTTTTCTTTCACCGTGGAATTTTTTTACCTGGATCGATCGTGTGACGATGCCACCAGACCCATCGACCCCAATGACCGGCCAGGCGACCCGACGCCACCCTCACCGGATAGAGCGAGCGGGCTCGGGGGCGCCCTACCTGCGAGGACGCCAGTCACGGCCTGGAACACGGCGGCGAAGACGGAGCCCTCCCCGGGGTGCAGGGCCGGCTCCGCGCGGAACAGCGTCAGGAGCCGCAGGGCGGGTCGGAGGGACTCAGCATCTCCGGCGAGAGCCGGCAGCTCCGTCCGCACGTGGGAGAAAGCGTCCCGGTACAAGTCGGCGTGAGCGAGCTCCGGGGCCCGGTCCTCCGCCTCCCCGCTCGTCTCGGCCTCCAAGAGCGCAGCGATGGCGGAGAGGAGGACTGGATGGGGCGGACGGTCCCGCGGCCGTTCGGTCCACGCGGCCCGGACGACCGCTCCCACGAGGCTCAGCGCGCGCAGCCACAGGTCCGGCAGGGCCCTGGTGGTCTGCCCCTGCCGCTGGTGGACAAGGGGGCTCAGCTCCCGGCAGAGGGTCATCACCGCCACCAGCAGGACCCGGCGAGCCGGGCAGTCTGGGTCCCGTGGACCCCGACCGGAGATGGCCTCGGTGTAGGGGCCGCAGGTCGAGAGGAACGACACGATCTTGCCGCAGTTGAGCATCGGGCTGAGCTTCAGCCGGACGGTCATCTGGAGCAGACGCTCCAGCAGGGTGGCGGCGGCCCAGAGCGGGCCCGTCCACGCCGGCGCCTCCGTTGCCGCCGGAAACCTAACCCGGGCGGCCCACAGGGCCGTGACGACGACCTGGAACACGTCGCTGGCGAAGACGACCCTGAAGACGGCGCGGGCCTCCTCGACCCCCTGCAGGCGGCTCAGGAGCCGGTAGCAAGCGTCCAGGTAGCGGACGGcacgggtggcggggagggagccgGCGCCACCGGTGCCAGCCACCAGCGTCAGCAGCAAGAGGTATGTGCGCACGAGGAAGGGCGGGGGAAGACCGTCCGGGTCCAGAGCGGAGACCACGTCCAGCATAACCAAGAGGGCGTCAAGCTGGCCTTCCGCCAAGACCACGGGGGGCTCGGGGGCACTCGCCAGCGCCAGCAAACTCTCCGCAacctcctctctgggccccggtcccCCTGGCTCATCTCCGTCTGGGTGGCtttcccgccgggccccgggggtcaggCCGTGTGCAAGGAGCCAGGGCAGCATCTGCCCCAGAGGGGCGGCGGCCGGCAGCCGGCCGGCGCTCAGCACACCGACGCAGCTCTCGAGGACGCGGTCCAGGAACGCGGCGTGCAGGGGCTGCATCTCCGGAAGCAGCGGGCTGTGAAGCAGCGCCTGGGACACCCCCGCCACCGTGATGTCCGGCTCCCGCCCGGCGGGGCcgtccggcggggagggggccccggccccggtcctcAGCAGCTCCCCGGCCAGCCGCTCCACGTCGTCGGCCTCCAGGTacgggaggagcagcgggaggtTGGACACGAGCAGGTGCCAGTGGGCCGCCGGGTAGGTGAGCGCCGTGACCGTCCCCGCCTGGCCATCCCAGGCGGCGGCCGCCTCCGTCCCCCCAAAATCAGAGGAGAGGACCAAGCTCGCGGCGTCGCGCAGGGCCTGCAGGCCCCGTTCCGACGGAAGGTGGCCGGGCGCCAGGATCCTCTTCATCGTCTGCAAGGCCAGCAGCTCCAGGCAGTGCCGGCCCACGGTGGCCGGGCCCCCCAGCGCCTCTGCCGCCGCGCCCCAGCCCTGGGCGTCGGCCCCCAGGAGCAGGGCGGGgagggcctccccggccccggccggggacGCGTAGCGGTCACAGTTCAGGCTGAACATGGCGTCCAGCTCGGCCCAGGTGTAGGCCAGGAGGAGGCCTGAGTCGCCGACCTTCTCGAGCCAGAGAGGTGGGCTGGGGCCCCGGTGGTCCTGCAGCAGGACGAGCGCGGGCTGAATGACGGCGCTCAGCATCCTCTCCATGAGCCCCCGGGCGCGCCGGACGAGCGGCAGGGGCGTGGCGCCGTCCAGGGTCTTCGCGGCGAACAGCACGGCATGGAGCAGGGAGCTGACGGACCAGAGTTTCAGGGCCGCATCTGCGTCCCCCTGCCCGGAGGGGGCCAGGAGGGCTTGGCCCCTGTCCAGCGCCAGGGCCCAGGAGTCCAGGACCTGGCCCGGCGGGAGCTCCAGGAAGCAGGCGGAAAGCGCGGCGGCCAGGCCGGCGGTCAGGGCCGGCGGACGGCCCTGCCCGGCGCCGGGCCGGCAGACCACGGCCAGGACCGCGTCCAGGAGGCGGGGGACCTGGCGGAGCCTGGCGTAGGTCTGGAACAGGGTGACGAGCAGGGCCTCCTGGGCCCGGCGGGAGCGGGGCTCCCCGACCCCCGCGTCCATCCAGGCCGCGGCCACCAGGCCCTCCAGGTCCGGCTCGAC is part of the Ornithorhynchus anatinus isolate Pmale09 chromosome 19, mOrnAna1.pri.v4, whole genome shotgun sequence genome and encodes:
- the URB2 gene encoding unhealthy ribosome biogenesis protein 2 homolog, whose product is MAAIYSGISLKLKSSKTAWTDKLKLAHFAWVSHQCFLPNKEQVLLNWARHTLVSYYKKKLELQEDIVERLWIYLDNILRSRRLQNLFKEGKTIQLHFSLAKVLNERIAEFQTAETRSEAGPVLSCCRSLLSVPTLAAVYTAKHELLVELLSQLCRVACRPPAPAGASPALLLDVLHLALGLYLLVQRQQANPNRVFAEVVGHLLQPGLVLRHVLAAGAGTGDAAGGGSCPAGRPPPVREIRSQIEAVLRGGLFPAELLPSYKEELGSPESAGDRRKGALKTLLAPADVVLAKLADAGPREPAFHAAVVAHSVPLLFKLFLEAYCRDGYQLVCFQAGAKLLGCLRLARLRDGPRPETPELPDWSSELLALEQFLTALLGHQIYNVAADRIRHRELQFRFYRRLAGLLLGHPQPALPVWFRCLRALVSLNHLIVEPDLEGLVAAAWMDAGVGEPRSRRAQEALLVTLFQTYARLRQVPRLLDAVLAVVCRPGAGQGRPPALTAGLAAALSACFLELPPGQVLDSWALALDRGQALLAPSGQGDADAALKLWSVSSLLHAVLFAAKTLDGATPLPLVRRARGLMERMLSAVIQPALVLLQDHRGPSPPLWLEKVGDSGLLLAYTWAELDAMFSLNCDRYASPAGAGEALPALLLGADAQGWGAAAEALGGPATVGRHCLELLALQTMKRILAPGHLPSERGLQALRDAASLVLSSDFGGTEAAAAWDGQAGTVTALTYPAAHWHLLVSNLPLLLPYLEADDVERLAGELLRTGAGAPSPPDGPAGREPDITVAGVSQALLHSPLLPEMQPLHAAFLDRVLESCVGVLSAGRLPAAAPLGQMLPWLLAHGLTPGARRESHPDGDEPGGPGPREEVAESLLALASAPEPPVVLAEGQLDALLVMLDVVSALDPDGLPPPFLVRTYLLLLTLVAGTGGAGSLPATRAVRYLDACYRLLSRLQGVEEARAVFRVVFASDVFQVVVTALWAARVRFPAATEAPAWTGPLWAAATLLERLLQMTVRLKLSPMLNCGKIVSFLSTCGPYTEAISGRGPRDPDCPARRVLLVAVMTLCRELSPLVHQRQGQTTRALPDLWLRALSLVGAVVRAAWTERPRDRPPHPVLLSAIAALLEAETSGEAEDRAPELAHADLYRDAFSHVRTELPALAGDAESLRPALRLLTLFRAEPALHPGEGSVFAAVFQAVTGVLADGGARDQAIQNAGPQLGELLAGLLEGGTAADFQLVMEHVLRGLDIRHVWTRNLNEVLGALALMKLLLSRPLTGEKATSFWLACPQIIGALAHQNREACRDPSLLAPVVLPILEALADLLRRGEGLIGNPHHVTLAFAILLAVPLDHLPAEEYGPVFLGVHEVLFAILQYHPKVMMKAIPSFLNCFNRLLFSVMHEGRQKDKGNTEDQAGVLECARLVERMYSHIAAKAEEFTVFSPFMVAQYLSGLQKATLRPAVKELLKEGIYLILDICLERDIQFLRVSLPAGVRDAFKELYHDYTVYHKSKSEGEKKYTA